Proteins encoded by one window of Glycine soja cultivar W05 chromosome 15, ASM419377v2, whole genome shotgun sequence:
- the LOC114387042 gene encoding 60S ribosomal protein L38 isoform X1, producing the protein MQPKQIHEIKDFLLTARRKDARSVKIKRSKDVVKFKVRCSKYLYTLCVFDSEKADKLKQSLPPGLSVQDV; encoded by the exons ATGCAGCCGAAGCAAATTCATGAGATTAAAGACTTCCTCCTCACTGCAAGGAGGAAGGATGCACGCTCTGTGAAAATCAAGCGGAGCAAGGATGTAGTGAAGTTCAAGGTCCGTTGCTCCAAGTACCTGTACACTCTGTGTGTGTTTGATTCTGAGAAGGCTGATAAGTTGAAGCAATCACTTCCTCCAG GTTTAAGCGTGCAGGATGTGTGA
- the LOC114387042 gene encoding 60S ribosomal protein L38 isoform X2, with the protein MPKQIHEIKDFLLTARRKDARSVKIKRSKDVVKFKVRCSKYLYTLCVFDSEKADKLKQSLPPGLSVQDV; encoded by the exons CCGAAGCAAATTCATGAGATTAAAGACTTCCTCCTCACTGCAAGGAGGAAGGATGCACGCTCTGTGAAAATCAAGCGGAGCAAGGATGTAGTGAAGTTCAAGGTCCGTTGCTCCAAGTACCTGTACACTCTGTGTGTGTTTGATTCTGAGAAGGCTGATAAGTTGAAGCAATCACTTCCTCCAG GTTTAAGCGTGCAGGATGTGTGA